In Chitinophagaceae bacterium, the genomic window TTCCTGATTATTTTATGCTGAATTATACGGGCTGCTTCCAAAGGAGTTGAGCCTTGCTTTCCAGCTCCGATTGGTTTTTCATCAGTTGCAATTGCGTTTCTACGGTAACGGCATCTTCCTGCACATGCTGATAATCATCATAAGGACCACGTTTCGCAAAAGCCTTCCAGGAAACAGCAAGGGTGTCAATCAATACGAGGAAAGCAATCAGGAAATATCTCACGGATTTTGCATTGGAGCCGGGCATGCTTTCCAGTTGTACAAGTGCGTTTTCTCTCGCTATATAACCATTGCTGAAAGTGTTTGCATATTTCGTAAGCGCTTCCTGTTTCAGTAATGCTGCGGTTGCTTTGTTGGTGCTGTCATGAGCATAGAGCACATTTAATTCATGCTCGGTTTGTGCGAGTTGCTGATTAATAGTAGCCGCTCTTTTCTGATAACCTGGAATTCCTGATGTGGATCCGCAGTCGGTGTTAATTTTTACATCCGATTGTTCATAGATCAACAATTTGCGCAGACATTGTACATCGGCTTCCTTCGCTGCAATCACTTCTTTGAGTTCAGCTGCTTTTGCATCATGGTCATTTCGGATTATTTGCTCGGCCTGTACTTTGTTGGCTGCCATTACCTGTTCAATATCTTTATGAAAGTAGAGCAGCGTAAACGGATGTGCGATACCAACACCGATAAATGCTGCAAGTACAAAGCGGCTCAGAAAAGCAAAGGAGAAAAAATCATGCAACAGGTTTTTTACTTCAATGTCGCGTTGCTGTGAACCGGGTTTGCGCAGGTTATTAGCCTTCCGGAATGAAGAAACCAAAAAGCGGTCAGCAAAGAAAATGATAACAGCCCAGCAAATACCCGCCGGAATAAATTCATACCAATGTTCTGTAAATGTAGAAATGGCATAGGTCATCGTAAACAGAGCAAGCACAGCAGGAATAAGAATTAACGTGCCGTAGCCCGCGTGCTTGATGTGTTCGGATCGTGGACATTTTGAAAGAACGTCAGGGTTGGAGCCGGCGCACCAG contains:
- a CDS encoding DUF4407 domain-containing protein; translation: MKQTAYQFLIWCAGSNPDVLSKCPRSEHIKHAGYGTLILIPAVLALFTMTYAISTFTEHWYEFIPAGICWAVIIFFADRFLVSSFRKANNLRKPGSQQRDIEVKNLLHDFFSFAFLSRFVLAAFIGVGIAHPFTLLYFHKDIEQVMAANKVQAEQIIRNDHDAKAAELKEVIAAKEADVQCLRKLLIYEQSDVKINTDCGSTSGIPGYQKRAATINQQLAQTEHELNVLYAHDSTNKATAALLKQEALTKYANTFSNGYIARENALVQLESMPGSNAKSVRYFLIAFLVLIDTLAVSWKAFAKRGPYDDYQHVQEDAVTVETQLQLMKNQSELESKAQLLWKQPV